The following is a genomic window from Carassius gibelio isolate Cgi1373 ecotype wild population from Czech Republic chromosome B7, carGib1.2-hapl.c, whole genome shotgun sequence.
TTTGCCCAGCGCGTGGGGGAGAAAGATAGAGCCCACACAAGTGTCTGTGTGAGAAAGAGACACAGATAAAGAGAGACACCGGCGGTTGCTGACGGAGAATTTGTTGAACACTTTTAGTGAAACTGAAGCTCGTATGACtgactacaaacacacacatcacgcTGCGCTGCTTTGCTGGAGCTGGCAACACGGACGCTTTTATCCTGATTAAGTAACGTCCGGACAAGAGCTACAGTACAGACAGTCCTCCAGCCCCTCACAGCCGGCATTTGTGCAAGAAGTCAAGGGCAATCGAACGATAAAGGGACTTCAGCCGGTTGACTGTTTATTTAGAAGTGCTGTCGAGCAGAAATGAAAAATCTCCTTCCTGGAAAAGAGCTCGTGACGGATCACACAGCACCGCAATGCGAATGTTGAGCGAAGAGACGCTTAAACCAACACAACTGTATTTAACATGGGCGAAAATAGAGGAATTAGCCGGCACACAAACCGCTGAATCGTGAGACGTGCTCTCTGTTCCCGTTCTGAGATAAAACACCGCAGTGAGACTGCACGAAACGGCTGATTTTGAGATCGTCTGCTATTCTACGGCGCATCTTCATACGAGACAGCACGCGATAATCTGCCCGATGAATTATGCAAGGCGGAGCATTAATAAAACACTGAGGAGAGAAGCTCGTTTTCAGAGACCGGCCGGTGCGCGACGGTGTCCCACATGACCTACTTTCGAAAGCTTTAATGCAGAAGAGATGCAGTCGCAGTGAGAAGCGAACGAGACCTTCAGCACAGAAAAACAAGCTCACTGTTTGCTCATATGTGTGCACGAAGTCGTGTGAACCTCAGGTGACATGAACGACTTGGAAGACTTGAACAGTGTAGAGGAGCATGCTCGGTGATTGTTTTTTAATCGTTCATAGTTTTTAAACGAAAAGACTTGAGCTAACGGAAAAAGAGAACCTGGAGCCGTTGACCTTTGCACTTGCAACACCAGGACTATTCATTTCTGCTAAATCCACAGTCATTTCAGCACATGCTGTTTGGATTTGTATTGAGCCATGGTATTTGCCTTTGCCTGCTGAAATCTGCACATGACCTCCATAAATGATTCTAAAGGATTACTAAAATGACAGTTTTGCCTCTGTGATGTCATACAGTTTGACAGTCAAGCGTTCTGTAAGCAATACTAGTTATTTAATTACTGCCTTCAATTTCGTAGTGCTAGCTATGTGTGTGATCAGTTTAAAAATCTAATTCAACAATGATTCTAAGCTCAGGAGATATTTTTATTGCTCATCAGTGAATTCGTCTTTTGGTGGGTCAAATCATGTGTTCACTTCCATTACTACGTCACACTGATGTTCCACCAAGAGTGACTGAGAACTTCATTCTGTCTGGTTATCGTTTCCCCAACTACAGTCTGCGGCAGTGCCTAGCCTCTGCTTTTCGTCCCACCAATGAGACCGGAAACTTCTGGACACATTTCCTCCCCATTTTTGTGTTTGCCTTTCACTCTGTGGAGGTTTTCACGTGGGAAGGAGCGCCTGAACCTAGCAATCCTTTTTTCTACCCTTTCTGGAACTACTTTCTGGGAGTGTTGTACCTGCTGCTAGCCAGCAGCCTGGCTCATCTTCTCAACTCCATGTCCCTCATCATTCGTGAAATCTGTTTCTTTGTGGACTATGGCACTATTAGTGCGTATACAGTGGGTTCCTCACTGGCATATTACTactacatccatcctcaagcagGAATACCAGAGATTGAATTCAGGGAACTGAACTCTACTCAAAGGAAGAGCCTAAACGCCGATGATGAGGCTTGGCCCTCTGCATCTTCTCCCACTCACTTCCAGCTGTTCTTTGAAAGCCTCTACATCCCATCCTCCTGTCTGGTCGCTATCATATGCATCATCACCTGCTGTAACACCAGACAGTGCTGGCGGAAGTACCGCTATGCTGTCCGCACCCTTGTCTTCCTCCTTCCGTTTTTCATCTCCTCCACTCCCATCTTCTACCGCCTCTCCGTGAGCTCGCCGTCATCCTCCTCCCCTCATCTGTTCTCCACCATGGCTGTCTTCTTCTACCGCCATTGCTTTTGGCTGGTGGTGTCTGCCCTCTTCAATATCAGCAAGATCCCAGAACGTCTTTCTCCAGGGAATTTTGATATCTGGGGTCACAGCCATCAGTGGTTCCATTGCTGCACCTTCCTGTCGATCCTGGATGAGATGCAAATGATCAAAGTAGAGATGCAGGCTGTGcttctcaacccaactttggtaCTATCACCTGCAATGCCACCTAAGCTCCCTGGACCAACACTCTGGTCCACCTATGGGGTCATGTTGCTCCTGCAGGGGTGCATAGCATGCATTATAGCCCGTTTTGGTTGGCGGGCGTATCACATCTACGCACCAGAGCAAAAAAAGCTAAAGGGACATTAGGAGAGACGCTGTGTACTGGTCAGGTTTAAAGTTCTTGttttggattttcatttttgaacaatGTTTAAATGATTTCTGCAGTATGAACTCGTTTCAATCATTTTAAAAGGGATcactcacccaaaaatgagaattgtgattattaactcaccctcatgttgtctaAAACTcatatggctttctttcttttgcaaaGCACAagataattgatttttttttaatgggaccCAAAACTTTCATGCTCTAACAAGGACGTAAAGGTAACACGAAATGAATCCATATGACTACTGGTATATTCAGAGTCGAGATCATATTTGAACCTTTTTGCATTCCATGTAGTAAAGAATGTTTTGTAATGAaatgagggtgggtaaatgaGGACAGATTCaatttttgaggtgaactataccttttgATATGGCCACTGAAAAGTGCTCAGTAGGCATTCTTTGCAAAAATCGTAAATGTTTTAGCAGGTTTCATTGTAAGGACTTTGGAGGGAGGCTGTTTTTTAGCTGTCGGGTGGTCAAAGTCCTTGCTGCTCTGTAATCAGGAAGCTGACTCATTTGCTCTCCAGGGTCTCTATTTATGAATGTACCTTTTGGTTTCCAGAAAGTTCTCATAATTTTCACTCAAGAAGGTTTTAAAATGACGCATTATTGAGCTTTTACTAGACACCTTATATAGTAACACTCTTCATCTTTGAAATAGTCTTTCTTAGCCTATCTGTCTATCGCTGTCTGTCTTTTTCTTCTCATCCGCCCACTCACATTTCCTCCTTCTTTAAAACAAACCCTTTAAACAggaagtgcacacaaacacaaatagcTTCAGCCAAATTGTTTGAAGCAAAGGGAAATGAGAGGGGCGGAGTTTACATCACTGCAGCGATAAACTACACCCTTCACTGTTTAATGAACCTTACATTTCACTCTATACTATCAATATTTTCAATTATAGACCTTAATTAAGTTGTGTGGCAGCACAGGTAGTAACCGTAGATTTCAGTTGAAATGCTTTATCATGATCTACTGTAACTATGCATTGCTTTTGATTGTATATGCTTCTTTATGACTTGACATTTGGTTGAAGGCCTTGGTGGTTAGACTGAAAGGAGAAAAACAAAGCCATATTGTTGAAAAACATATCAACaagtactgtttttactgtaaaggCCAGTTTTGAAGACACAGGTTAACTGTAGTCATGGGCTACACAAAAATGTCTGTGGTAAATTAATAACTTCGATCAGGTGCCGGTCTAGAAAGTGCTACTAGTTGGCTGTATTCAGCTTTATTGGACTGTTTACAGCCATGAGTTGTCACTGGTCTTTCTGGGTAGTTGAACTTTCTTTCATCCAATCAGATTCTTTCAGTAAATGGTGCTCTTATCAGAGAGTGTGTTAAGTGCTTTAGTGAAACACCTGTTGACAAAACATACAGGTTATTTAGTCTGAGAGTTTGGCGTGGTTTAACAATATTTGTGAATTTCAGTGTGAACACGTCTTTTTGTTGCTGTGAATGACAAATTGAGATAATTGTTGAATCAGATATTGTGGCTGTCAAAAAAGATGTTATGTCTCTGTTGTTCTGTCCTCCAATTTCAAAGTCAAGCAGGCCGAATAGTTGCAATAGGTGTGAGGATATCTtatagcattttctttttttcagttttaaatatatttcatcatTTACAGGGATTCATTTGTTATTCATTAATAACTTGAGTTGTAAAGCCTCGGTCTGTATCCAGTTTTGAGataaataatttgttacattGCACTGTGTTGCACACGTCTAGACAGAATTATTATTTGCACATAAATTACCATAATGTTTCTGCACTAGTCTGTGATCTTGACAGGGACCCACATCTTATCCAGCTTTAATAGATTAGGCTGGGTTGTCTACAAAACCGGACAACTCTTTAGAACCGGAAGGTTTCAGCAATTTTGACAAGAGCATTGTTGGGCTGCTTGCGACATTTGTTTGCCATTGTGCAGGTCTGACAACTTTGTGCGGTCGTATTGCTCACCTTATGCTAAGACCTCACACCTGTAATAAGATGTATATAGTTATACTCTACAAATCAAATGTACAAGAGACTAAACCTCTATAAAATATGTTCGCTCTGGAGAAAACaccaaaatatgaatatttaaaaactCTGTTTGAAACAGCTTGATTAGAAATTCTAGTTCTAGAACAGTTTGTCTAGAACAGTTTTAGTTCTCAGGggagaagacagattcataatcTTAATGCACTGGAAACTATGCTGTAGTGCGAGATTATAATCATGGTTTACTTGAGTAGAACATGCTAATATATCTTACTTATTAGGATATAGGCTTGAATATGAAACAAGAAGACTTGTCAGTTTAGTGGATATTAATATATAAGAGTTATTGTACTGCTTCTATTTCTATGTATTTCATCTAATAGATCAACCATTCAACTAGATCaataaatttaaatgataaatcaGGTCTGTGTTTCATTTGTAAAAGATGTATgaatgtgcattttttattttatgtgaataAGATGAAATCAGAATAAATTaagtggtcccactttatattgggagccttaactactatgtacttaaatcaaaatataaggtaaggttagggacaggtttggtggtatgggtaggtttaagggttaGTTGAGGTTCAAGAGATGGGTCAACAGTGCAACTAAAATATGTTATTACATAcaggtatttttaaaatataagtacaatgtagaaacgtatgtacacaataagtggattgtatcaaatgattaatttaaatgcaaatacaaaGTAGTTAAGGCCATCTGAAAGTGGGACCAAATAAGTgctttaaatgaaatgttaagcTGAGAAATCCTTTGAGAGAAGGATTTTATGTTAACATTTCCATGTCTGCAGGTGTCAATTTGCCTATATTTACATATCCGgctttgtgtgtttgtctgtgtgtgtgtgattgactaATGCAGTGTAACTCTCTTATAACTCTTATTTCACAAAGCAAACACCAAAGCacaaaacacatacatatatctTGGATATGCAGCAATGACCTCCGATCTTTAAATAGACAGCAGTGTGGGACAGACACCTTGAATGAATTGTAGGGAAATTACTGTAACTAAGGAATGGGTCAATATCACTCAGGGTGCATCTTGGTGTCCTGCACATAAGGAACTCTTTTGGGTGTGTTATACAAGGCAAAGCATTATTTGGCTCTTTAGATACGTTttctagatttttttgttttgtgtaagAGGATGTGTGTTATTTTGCTGTCACATGCATATCAATGTGATTGAGgatgtaattatattatttattagtattataaatgtttttttaaattaacctGTTTAGGAAAGGGTCATCATACCTTTTGAGAAACATCTTAGCATCTTAATTTtgcaatgaaaacatatttaacagTAATATATATGTCCATTACAGGGTGGACATATCTTATGGTTTATGCTTGAATAATGGCCCAtaattatctaaaaaaataataataataataatgtgtgggAGCTCAgctaatatatgtaatatatatatatatatatatatatatatatatatatatactatttatgaTATGACATAAAGCGAATGGAAAatgaaaaccaaaatgtttaaatattgtcACTCTATGGTGATATTGACCCGGATACAATTTCCATAGGTTTGTTTTTTTGGCTCTTTTCCAGCACACTGCAGACACTAAACACAGCACCTCATTCTAGAAGTGTCCACTTGATGGAGACATACAGCTGTTTGTTTTCTATTGGCTTGGAACTCTCAGCTCAAGGAGGAAATCCTCTGAGGCTCTTTTCACAATGCTGTCAAAACATACATGTCAGGACATGATTGTTTTTACAGAGTTTTAGTTAATGGTATAGTGTAATAAATCCACAGTAGCATTCAAAAGTTAAAGttcaataaggtttttttttttaatgagaaattggttttattcaacaaggatgcattaaattgatcaaaagggaaattattttttaaaatctttctattcataaaaaatcctgcatcatggttttcacaaaatcttttttaacactgatattaATAAGAGACGCTTCTTGAGGACCAATCAGCAtaaaatgaattctgaaggatcatgtgacgcttaAGACTGGAGTatagctttgcaatcacaggaataaattactcaataaatattctaaatgtattcaaattgaaaatagTTCTTTGAAatggtaatatttcacaatattactggttttactgtattttttggatcaaataaagaaacatttcattaacataaccacaaacttttgaactgtagtgtagaTATGATTAGCAGTTATGGTTTAGTATTAATATGCAAATATACACTCAATGTTATGTATTGTTAAAATTATTGAATTTTGATTCGTTTTTGAAAAGATGAAGGCTgataaattcatattttacatGTCATCCATCTTTAATTAAAGGAGCTTTATCATTTATAATGAATATGTTGTGCCTTATCAAAATGTTTGCATAATACATTAAACAGACCTAATATAAGCTAATAATACAAacacaataaacataaaatgttaaatcatcCTGTACTTTATACCCTGAATATGACTGAAAGGTTCTGGTGTGATGCATAACATACCACAGATTTCTGAATCTTCTGTTCCCTTAGTATTAGAATATTTACTTAAACTgttatataaaaagttatataaaaagaTGCAATTTATAATTAAGGATTTAGTGTATCTGATTTATCCTTTCCCTGCCTGATTAAAGTAGACCAGAGTGGGTTTGATCCGGCTTGTGATTGGTCAGAGTGGTTGTGAGGTCAGCATGTTTTCTTTGCGAGGGTGGCCAGTGCTTTGTCATGCACGGACTTATACTGAAGAGCAAAGCTGGATGGGGTCAGAGTGGCAAGTCCTTCATCACTCACCTGGCCCATCAGCACATAGTTCACTCCTATAATGTAAATTCACAATGATTAATAAACAATCAAAAGAAAAGGTCAGTGAAATGACCGAAAATATCAACcagtgacattttcttaaatgTTGTACAATTGCTTGTGGATGAACtggttttgtgtttttctttcaccTTTACGCAGTGCAGGACACTTCATGCATGTTACTGTCAGTGTGGCAGATTTGGTGGGTCCTCTCTTTCTGAACTGAAGTCTACCTGCCTTATAGACCTTAATGATGGACACCTCAACTTCAGCACTTTCTTGAGATCCAGGATTAATTGAAGTCACTTTACCAGTCACCACTATGGGAGATATAAAGGAAGAAAATCAGATGATTGCATGCCTCTGATACACAACTTTACAGAagattacatttctacaatatattCAGGTTAGCAGTGTCTTGACCATGTTTGTTGTAAGCACTGTTCTAAGGTCCATCATTACTGTGCGAGCAGCTGTCTGCCTCAAATGACTGTCCTCTTATGGGTCTATAGAAATGTCCATGTCTGTGACATGCAATTAGGGGAGAATGAAAGGGAAATAAATGAAGCATCTTACCAAAATGACTGGGGCAGAATTGGGTCATGAGAGTGCCTGTTCGCTTGCATGGTTGGGAACACAATGGGTTGGCTACTTGGAGGAAAcatataaaatcataaatatgtACTCTAGCACACACCAGAGTAATACTATATACTGGACGGTCACACACAATAAGCATTTGTACCTgctcttgttgttgttttgttcccAGGTTTAGAGATGGGACTGATTTTTGGCTTTGCTGTTGGTTTAACTTTGACGCCAGGCTTTACTTTTGGCTTTGCTGGAGTACTTGTTGGTTTAACTTTGTTTTTAGGTGTAGGCCTCTTTGTAGGTTTCGCTGGCACTTTCACTGCAGGTTTTGGTGTGACTCTCGCACCTGATCTTGTTGGGGGAGTAGGTCTGACTGGTTTAGGCTTGGGTGCAGGTTTTGATCTCGGTTTAGGAGTTGGTCTGGGTGGTACAGGTTTAGGTGGTCTTGAGGGAGCTTTCGGTGTGGGCTTAATTTTAGGCTTAGGTCTTGCTGGTTGAGTCGTGGGTTTGGTAGGTGAAGTGCCGACTCTTGGCCCGTGTGCCGTGTCCAGGTTAGCCGTGGCAGTGCGGGAGCCGCGGGGAATACTCTGGTAGTGAGCCAGAAAGCCTGCAGCCGTCACACTTAGATCCGATACAAAGTGCACCAGCAGCTCATTTCCATTGGTCACAACCATACTGACATACAAAGAAACACAGAGAACATTATTACAATTCTAAAACTATTGCAAATAACAATTACTGAGTGCTGCAGGAATGAGCTCTAAACCCCGAGAACATGTTAGCATTTTTGAACTCCTGGATCCATCAAGTCAATGGGGTTTTGTATAGGTTTGTGGTGAATTCCTGAAATATATGTTCACATTTTACTCTATCATTACAAAGGTTGGTCTGTACTCACTAAATCTTTTAATAGAATCAAGGCAggagataaaaaaagacaaatgttttAGCTGTCTGCCTTTGCCAGTGTGACAATTCTTTGTTTCTCAATGATTATATAAGCAAAACACACAAGATCCATCCAGGGTATGGAGACAGGTAGGTTTAGGGATATGTAaggtgggaggagttggatctggTTCCAACCTCGcccccctggatcttgtgttctgcagtgaggaccatCTCAGTTTTTGGTTAATGGGCTATTAGCAGTTAaacataattcatttaaaatgtgagTGAAAATGTCCATTAATAGGTGTGATCTTAGGCCCCCTTCGCCCCCTTGAGGCAACATGCTCcttgtaaattaaaatagaaatttgtTGGGCTACTGATGTGACTGCATCTCAGTTGggtgcattattgacacactattttcctatttaatactgtaaagttgctttgaaaaTCTGTATGGTTAAAAGCACCATTTAAATAAAGGTAATTTGACTTGGGTgaacataatttaaaaacatttaattgataTTAAGCCATATTCGTAAGCTTTAGTGATAAGATCAAGTAAGATCCCAGTGAGGCTGTATCCTTTGATTTTTAGTGATATactgaatatattattatatactgttttataatgtgatATACAATAAAAAAGAGGCAAATAGTATCTGCCACTATTCTTTTATACTGTAAGTATAAATTGCATCTAAAACTATTGCACTTACTACAAATAAAATACGTTTTCATTGCATTTTACGCAGTGTAAAATAATCTATTGGTATTTGTGCAATTAATTTTGGattaaagcaacactatgtaacATTTTTCTGTGTGTTCAAAActtgcaaaatgtatataataagccaATGCATCATAAATTCACCTACCAAACCAGCTTTTTTTGTCTATCCCAAATAACTACGGTACATTTATAATAAGTGATTATTTTTGTACTATTGTAGCCTGTTTGGATCGTCACGGCTGCGGAGTAACACATACCTGCGTGAATCGCCATAGACATAAACTTGGAGAGGTAGCTCCGGTTAGAATGTTCTTCCGCGGGATgcgtgcagttctgtttattaaccgctagagcgccaaCATTTACAAAGTGTTGCTTTAAGaagaaaatattctttaaaattgaTATCCAACATTATTTGTAATTCATAAACCTTCCACAGCACAAAAGTCTTATTTTTTAAACGAATAACTGTGTAAAGAGAAAGTAATTCCTAACTGGGAAGCACATTCTTTCACTAACCTTCCCTTAGGATGACTGACCTTGCAGAAACCAACAACATCCTTTTCCTGTGTAGATAAACTACAAAATCCCTTATCCTTAGAAGAATTTTTGAAGGACTCATTAAATGTCACAGTGTAGGAATAGATTTGAATGAAATCTGGTGCGTTGTGTTTGCACTCACTCTGGAAGCATGTCTCCACAGAATTTGCCAATACGTCGAGATTCATCGGTCTCGCCCCCGTTGAACAGGGCCACGTAGTCATATCGACAGTATGAGTCTAATTCCAAGTCCAGCTTCTCAAACTTAACCTCAATCA
Proteins encoded in this region:
- the LOC127962702 gene encoding membrane progesterone receptor epsilon-like, yielding MCSLPLLRHTDVPPRVTENFILSGYRFPNYSLRQCLASAFRPTNETGNFWTHFLPIFVFAFHSVEVFTWEGAPEPSNPFFYPFWNYFLGVLYLLLASSLAHLLNSMSLIIREICFFVDYGTISAYTVGSSLAYYYYIHPQAGIPEIEFRELNSTQRKSLNADDEAWPSASSPTHFQLFFESLYIPSSCLVAIICIITCCNTRQCWRKYRYAVRTLVFLLPFFISSTPIFYRLSVSSPSSSSPHLFSTMAVFFYRHCFWLVVSALFNISKIPERLSPGNFDIWGHSHQWFHCCTFLSILDEMQMIKVEMQAVLLNPTLVLSPAMPPKLPGPTLWSTYGVMLLLQGCIACIIARFGWRAYHIYAPEQKKLKGH
- the LOC127962701 gene encoding procollagen C-endopeptidase enhancer 2 isoform X1, with the protein product MWGGLCVWHLGLLFLGLGWVHGQSQTNFTRPVFLCGGHLTTDSGFVASEGFPSHYKANSKCTWYITVPEGQAVVLQFRIFDLEADPTCRYDYVDVYNGHSYTVQKLGRFCGTFRPGALISTSNTMMLEMASDGSTGGRGFLAYFSGGKPHIDENQFCGGRLTKPQGSVKTPNWPESDYPAGISCSWHISVEPNMVIEVKFEKLDLELDSYCRYDYVALFNGGETDESRRIGKFCGDMLPDMVVTNGNELLVHFVSDLSVTAAGFLAHYQSIPRGSRTATANLDTAHGPRVGTSPTKPTTQPARPKPKIKPTPKAPSRPPKPVPPRPTPKPRSKPAPKPKPVRPTPPTRSGARVTPKPAVKVPAKPTKRPTPKNKVKPTSTPAKPKVKPGVKVKPTAKPKISPISKPGNKTTTRAVANPLCSQPCKRTGTLMTQFCPSHFVVTGKVTSINPGSQESAEVEVSIIKVYKAGRLQFRKRGPTKSATLTVTCMKCPALRKGVNYVLMGQVSDEGLATLTPSSFALQYKSVHDKALATLAKKTC
- the LOC127962701 gene encoding procollagen C-endopeptidase enhancer 2 isoform X2 encodes the protein MWGGLCVWHLGLLFLGLGWVHGQSQTNFTRPVFLCGGHLTTDSGFVASEGFPSHYKANSKCTWYITVPEGQAVVLQFRIFDLEADPTCRYDYVDVYNGHSYTVQKLGRFCGTFRPGALISTSNTMMLEMASDGSTGGRGFLAYFSGGKPHIDENQFCGGRLTKPQGSVKTPNWPESDYPAGISCSWHISVEPNMVIEVKFEKLDLELDSYCRYDYVALFNGGETDESRRIGKFCGDMLPDMVVTNGNELLVHFVSDLSVTAAGFLAHYQSIPRGSRTATANLDTAHGPRVGTSPTKPTTQPARPKPKIKPTPKAPSRPPKPVPPRPTPKPRSKPAPKPKPVRPTPPTRSGARVTPKPAVKVPAKPTKRPTPKNKVKPTSTPAKPKVKPGVKVKPTAKPKISPISKPGNKTTTRAANPLCSQPCKRTGTLMTQFCPSHFVVTGKVTSINPGSQESAEVEVSIIKVYKAGRLQFRKRGPTKSATLTVTCMKCPALRKGVNYVLMGQVSDEGLATLTPSSFALQYKSVHDKALATLAKKTC